From Bacillus sp. Bos-x628, the proteins below share one genomic window:
- the ilvN gene encoding acetolactate synthase small subunit, whose amino-acid sequence MKRIIVLTVLNRSGVLNRITGLFTKRHYNIESITVGHSEIQDVSRITFVVHVDQEKDIEQLTKQLNKQIDVLKVTDITNQSIVQRELALIKVVSAPASRMEITGVIEPFRASIVDVSRESVVIQVTGESSKIEALIELLKPYGIKEIARTGTTAFARDNQQKPQTNKSISIV is encoded by the coding sequence TTGAAAAGAATTATTGTGTTGACTGTATTAAATCGATCAGGTGTACTCAACAGAATCACAGGCCTTTTTACAAAAAGACACTACAACATTGAAAGCATTACGGTCGGCCATTCTGAGATTCAAGATGTATCACGCATCACGTTCGTCGTCCATGTAGACCAAGAAAAAGACATCGAACAGCTGACAAAACAGCTAAACAAACAGATTGATGTCCTCAAAGTAACAGACATTACAAATCAATCAATCGTTCAGCGAGAGCTGGCTTTGATAAAAGTCGTATCTGCACCGGCATCTAGAATGGAGATCACAGGGGTTATTGAACCTTTTAGAGCTTCAATTGTAGATGTGAGCAGAGAGAGTGTTGTCATTCAGGTGACAGGTGAGTCTTCTAAAATTGAAGCACTCATTGAGCTGCTTAAGCCATATGGCATTAAAGAAATCGCCAGAACTGGCACAACGGCCTTTGCGAGAGATAATCAGCAAAAGCCACAAACAAATAAATCAATTTCAATTGTCTAA
- a CDS encoding YkvA family protein, whose translation MKRSEKKELLKRSKKYYQDHAFWDKLKKTAQKAGVSLVYAVLLLYYTLQKPEVPVKAKTLIVGALGYFILPIDLIPDTLVGVGYTDDLGAITFALLQVAMYIDDDVKGKAKDRLSKWFGERIDTSVIDQKLDDGKAS comes from the coding sequence ATGAAACGTTCAGAGAAAAAAGAACTATTAAAGCGATCGAAGAAGTACTATCAAGATCATGCCTTTTGGGATAAATTAAAAAAAACGGCACAAAAAGCTGGCGTATCTCTTGTGTATGCTGTGCTACTACTTTACTATACACTACAAAAGCCAGAAGTGCCCGTTAAAGCGAAGACATTAATCGTTGGGGCACTTGGATATTTTATTCTTCCAATTGATCTTATTCCTGATACACTCGTAGGTGTCGGCTATACAGATGATTTAGGAGCTATTACATTTGCTTTGCTTCAGGTAGCGATGTACATTGATGACGATGTGAAAGGAAAAGCAAAGGACAGACTGTCGAAGTGGTTTGGTGAAAGAATAGATACATCTGTTATTGACCAAAAGCTTGACGATGGCAAAGCCTCCTAA
- the dltC gene encoding D-alanine--poly(phosphoribitol) ligase subunit 2 encodes MEFKHQVFDIIAEVCQDEVVKENPEIAIFEEGLLDSFGTVELLMAIENQLGITVPITEFDRDVWDTPNHIAEQLAEMK; translated from the coding sequence ATGGAATTTAAACATCAGGTTTTTGATATTATTGCAGAGGTTTGTCAGGATGAAGTTGTAAAGGAAAATCCAGAGATTGCGATTTTTGAAGAAGGTCTTCTTGATTCATTTGGTACAGTGGAACTTTTGATGGCGATTGAAAATCAGTTAGGTATTACTGTTCCGATTACAGAGTTCGATCGTGATGTGTGGGATACACCGAATCACATTGCTGAGCAGTTGGCAGAGATGAAGTAA
- the ilvC gene encoding ketol-acid reductoisomerase — translation MVKVYYNGDIQENALNGQKVAIIGYGSQGHAHALNLKESGVDVIVGVRKGGSYTKAVEDGHQVFTVKEAAAQADVVMVLLPDEQQKKVYDEEIKDQLEPGNSLVFAHGFNVHFHQIVPPSDVDVFLVAPKGPGHLVRRTYEQGAGVPALFAIYQDVTGQAKDKALAYAKAIGGARAGVLETTFKEETETDLFGEQAVLCGGLTSLVKAGFETLTEAGYQPELAYFECLHELKLIVDLMYEEGLEGMRYSISDTAQWGDFVSGPRIVDEKVKESMKAVLTDIQNGTFAKEWIVENQVNRPRFHAINASENEHQIEIVGRKLREMMPFVKQGKKKEAVSVGAEN, via the coding sequence ATGGTAAAAGTCTATTATAACGGTGATATTCAAGAAAACGCATTAAATGGTCAAAAGGTTGCAATCATTGGATATGGTTCACAAGGTCATGCACATGCACTCAACTTAAAAGAAAGCGGCGTAGATGTCATCGTAGGTGTTAGAAAAGGGGGATCTTATACAAAAGCTGTGGAAGACGGGCATCAAGTCTTCACAGTCAAAGAAGCAGCAGCTCAAGCAGATGTGGTTATGGTATTACTTCCAGACGAACAGCAAAAGAAAGTCTATGACGAAGAAATCAAAGATCAATTAGAACCAGGGAACTCACTTGTTTTCGCACACGGATTTAACGTACATTTCCATCAAATCGTTCCGCCAAGTGATGTCGACGTGTTTCTCGTTGCGCCAAAAGGTCCAGGACACCTTGTTAGAAGAACATATGAACAAGGTGCTGGTGTACCTGCCCTATTTGCGATCTACCAAGATGTGACTGGTCAAGCGAAAGATAAAGCACTTGCGTATGCAAAAGCGATCGGCGGAGCAAGAGCAGGCGTTCTTGAGACGACATTTAAAGAAGAAACTGAAACGGACCTATTCGGTGAGCAAGCAGTTCTTTGTGGAGGTCTTACTTCATTAGTCAAAGCAGGTTTCGAAACGTTAACAGAAGCGGGTTATCAGCCAGAGCTTGCATATTTCGAGTGTCTTCATGAATTAAAGCTGATCGTTGACTTAATGTATGAAGAAGGATTAGAAGGCATGAGATATTCAATCTCTGATACAGCGCAATGGGGTGACTTCGTATCAGGACCACGTATAGTTGATGAGAAAGTAAAAGAATCAATGAAAGCCGTCTTGACTGACATCCAAAATGGTACATTTGCAAAAGAGTGGATTGTAGAAAACCAAGTAAATCGTCCACGTTTTCATGCAATCAATGCAAGTGAAAACGAGCACCAAATTGAAATCGTCGGAAGAAAGCTTCGTGAAATGATGCCCTTCGTTAAACAAGGAAAGAAAAAGGAAGCGGTGAGCGTCGGTGCGGAAAATTAA
- a CDS encoding helix-turn-helix transcriptional regulator yields MKRDFGDSISNKVYEYRVLSRMSQQELAEKVGVSKQTIFVMEKGNYVPTLLLAFRIANFFKVDVNDIFTYVKGNEKNEK; encoded by the coding sequence ATGAAGAGAGATTTTGGCGATTCGATATCAAATAAGGTTTATGAATATCGGGTGCTTTCCAGAATGTCTCAGCAAGAGCTTGCTGAGAAAGTCGGTGTTTCTAAACAAACCATTTTCGTCATGGAAAAAGGAAATTATGTTCCTACCTTACTGTTAGCCTTTCGTATTGCGAATTTCTTCAAAGTTGATGTTAACGATATTTTTACTTATGTGAAAGGAAATGAGAAGAATGAAAAATAA
- a CDS encoding lactonase family protein translates to MAHIKGYIGTYTKGDSKGIYSFTLNTDKQQIEQVEVVAELENPTYLTVSDDQKFVYTVVKKGMQGGLAAYQIDPSTGALTFINEELADGASPCHVSVDSQTKTAFTANYHKGTAEMYEIHAENGSIVRTLSQAQHEGTGPNQDRQEKAHTHYFGLTPDEKYAVAVDLGTDTIYTYTKKNGKLELVHSFQAKPGSGPRHISFHPTKPVAYVMTELSSEVIVLRYFEDGHFEEAQTISTIPSDLTKNNQGSAIHVSSDGQFVYAGNRGHDSIAVFKTDADGQLRLVEITSSEGNWPRDFVLDPTESFLVGSNQESSNLVLYKRDKETGRLTVLQSDITVPHPVCVKFLG, encoded by the coding sequence ATGGCTCATATCAAAGGTTATATCGGAACATATACAAAGGGAGACAGTAAAGGAATCTATTCTTTTACATTAAATACCGACAAACAGCAGATTGAGCAAGTAGAAGTAGTAGCTGAACTCGAAAATCCTACATATTTAACTGTGTCAGATGATCAAAAGTTTGTGTATACCGTTGTGAAAAAAGGAATGCAAGGCGGTCTTGCTGCGTATCAAATTGATCCATCAACTGGTGCACTCACTTTCATCAATGAAGAGCTCGCCGATGGCGCTTCTCCTTGTCACGTAAGCGTTGACAGTCAAACAAAAACTGCTTTTACAGCAAATTATCATAAAGGAACAGCAGAAATGTATGAAATCCATGCAGAAAATGGCTCTATTGTCCGTACTCTTTCACAGGCACAGCATGAAGGAACTGGACCAAATCAAGACCGTCAAGAAAAAGCACATACGCACTATTTTGGTCTGACGCCAGATGAAAAATATGCAGTAGCCGTTGATCTTGGAACCGATACGATTTATACGTATACAAAGAAAAATGGCAAACTAGAGCTTGTTCATTCATTTCAAGCGAAACCAGGCAGCGGACCGCGCCATATCTCGTTCCACCCAACCAAACCAGTGGCTTATGTCATGACAGAGCTTAGCTCAGAGGTCATCGTACTTCGTTACTTTGAAGATGGACATTTCGAAGAAGCCCAAACCATCTCGACCATTCCAAGTGACTTGACAAAGAATAACCAAGGCAGCGCCATTCATGTATCATCAGATGGTCAATTCGTTTACGCAGGAAATCGTGGACATGACAGCATCGCTGTGTTCAAAACAGATGCTGACGGGCAATTAAGACTTGTAGAAATAACTTCTTCTGAAGGAAACTGGCCTAGAGACTTTGTGCTTGATCCGACGGAATCGTTCCTAGTAGGTTCAAACCAAGAATCTAGCAACCTTGTTTTATACAAACGTGACAAAGAAACAGGTCGATTAACTGTCTTGCAATCTGACATTACCGTTCCTCATCCAGTTTGCGTGAAATTCTTAGGATAA
- a CDS encoding teichoic acid D-Ala incorporation-associated protein DltX, with amino-acid sequence MNMLFKKLSENKSVKWIGYTSFYLLILLLLFFIYGFHTANTGSFIYNDF; translated from the coding sequence ATTAATATGCTATTCAAAAAGCTATCAGAAAATAAGTCTGTAAAATGGATAGGATATACAAGCTTTTACTTACTTATTTTGCTATTATTGTTTTTTATTTACGGATTCCATACAGCAAATACGGGATCATTCATTTACAACGATTTTTAA
- the dltD gene encoding D-alanyl-lipoteichoic acid biosynthesis protein DltD, producing the protein MKKRFFGPLILAAVLFIGVLLVPNAWLSHLIPKDKLQKSATELDPEMFQGLYLQEDMLKDPTYLPIYGSSELSRFDPYHPSNFFHENPQGFTPYLIGKGGSQSLIHAMNFAAHIDELKGRKLVFILSPQWFVKWGSDESHFAPNYSALQALDLAYNKDIDPKVKKELMKRIMKYKAVKNDMVITELFKAELSGNKLAFRAISPVAKLYYGMLQKKDMYYTIGSGHERTLRPSPSVKGKSWTELEREASVLGAEKAGDNPFYIDQKLFDHKLKPIMKKLKDSREGYSYGESPEYKDFQLMLDILKQAGAKPLFVTIPVNGKWYDYTGFPKEGRTAYYKRINRQIRENGYEVADLTSHEYDPYFFKDTIHVSYKGWVYIDKAIEKFYKEQ; encoded by the coding sequence ATGAAAAAGCGTTTTTTTGGGCCGCTTATTTTAGCGGCTGTTCTATTCATTGGTGTTCTTCTTGTGCCAAATGCATGGCTCTCGCATCTTATCCCAAAAGACAAATTACAAAAGTCAGCGACAGAATTAGACCCAGAGATGTTTCAAGGCCTTTATTTACAAGAGGACATGCTAAAAGATCCGACATATTTGCCGATCTATGGGTCATCTGAATTATCACGTTTTGATCCATATCACCCTTCAAATTTCTTTCATGAAAATCCTCAAGGGTTTACTCCGTATTTAATTGGAAAGGGTGGGTCTCAGTCATTGATTCATGCGATGAATTTCGCAGCACATATAGATGAATTAAAAGGGAGGAAACTTGTATTTATCTTGTCCCCGCAGTGGTTTGTGAAATGGGGATCTGACGAAAGCCACTTTGCTCCTAACTATTCAGCACTTCAAGCGCTTGACCTTGCCTATAACAAGGACATCGATCCGAAAGTGAAAAAAGAGCTGATGAAAAGAATCATGAAGTATAAAGCAGTGAAGAATGACATGGTGATCACAGAACTTTTTAAAGCAGAACTATCGGGGAATAAGCTGGCTTTCAGAGCCATTTCTCCTGTTGCGAAGCTTTATTATGGCATGCTCCAAAAGAAAGACATGTATTATACCATTGGTTCAGGACATGAACGCACTTTACGTCCGTCTCCTTCAGTCAAAGGGAAGTCTTGGACTGAACTTGAAAGAGAAGCCAGTGTATTAGGGGCAGAGAAAGCAGGGGACAACCCGTTTTATATCGATCAGAAACTGTTTGATCACAAATTGAAGCCGATCATGAAAAAGTTGAAAGATTCTCGTGAAGGCTATTCCTATGGTGAATCACCTGAATACAAAGATTTTCAGTTGATGTTGGATATTTTAAAGCAGGCTGGGGCGAAGCCTTTGTTTGTTACGATACCTGTGAATGGAAAGTGGTATGATTACACTGGTTTTCCGAAAGAGGGACGTACAGCGTACTATAAAAGAATCAATCGTCAAATTAGAGAGAATGGGTATGAAGTAGCGGATTTGACTTCACATGAATATGATCCATATTTCTTTAAAGATACGATTCATGTATCTTATAAAGGATGGGTTTATATCGACAAAGCGATTGAAAAGTTTTACAAAGAGCAGTAG
- the dltA gene encoding D-alanine--poly(phosphoribitol) ligase subunit DltA, producing the protein MKLLQTIHEYQQTKSTQPAFISQNASITYDELWRLSDQMAGAIDEIASDNAPVIVYGHMEPEMLISFLGSVKTGRPYIPVDISIPVERIVSIIESSKASLLICANEHTDLGLEEHIQVKSASALLSLRKEAPPSSQWVQGDDVFYIIYTSGSTGKPKGVQVTANNLESFTQWMCKDFPLGEGRTFLNQAPFSFDLSVMDVYPSLQSGGTLYCLVKDLVNRPKDMFEALGQSDVEVWTSTPSFIQMCLMDPSFTGELLPKLKVFLFCGEALPVSVASALIERFPQAQVFNTYGPTEATVAITSIEVTKDLLDQHDSLPVGYAKSDTDIVILDEKGQTLSDGEKGEIVIVGPSVSKGYLGEQALTDKVFFEYEGRPAYRTGDAGVKQDGLISCHGRLDYQIKLHGYRMELEEIEYHVSQTTYVNACVIVPFQPNGYVEYLIAAIVPTEHSFEKEFQLTSAIKKEMAGSLPAYMIPRKFVYLEQLYMTPNGKVDRKRIAKEVLL; encoded by the coding sequence ATGAAACTATTACAAACGATTCATGAGTATCAACAAACGAAATCGACACAGCCAGCATTTATTTCTCAAAATGCTTCCATCACATACGATGAGCTTTGGCGTTTATCAGATCAAATGGCTGGAGCCATTGATGAGATTGCAAGTGACAACGCACCTGTTATTGTTTATGGTCATATGGAGCCAGAGATGCTGATTTCTTTCTTAGGAAGTGTCAAAACAGGCAGACCTTACATTCCAGTCGATATCTCAATTCCTGTAGAGCGTATCGTCTCGATTATTGAAAGCTCAAAAGCCAGTCTATTGATTTGTGCGAATGAGCATACAGACCTTGGTCTTGAAGAACATATTCAAGTGAAAAGTGCGTCAGCGCTTTTATCGCTTAGAAAAGAAGCACCGCCATCATCACAGTGGGTTCAGGGAGATGATGTCTTTTATATCATTTATACTTCAGGTAGCACCGGTAAGCCTAAAGGCGTTCAGGTGACAGCCAATAATTTAGAAAGCTTTACACAATGGATGTGCAAGGATTTTCCTCTTGGTGAGGGGCGCACCTTTTTAAATCAAGCACCATTTTCTTTTGACTTATCAGTGATGGATGTATATCCGTCTCTTCAATCGGGTGGGACACTTTACTGTTTAGTGAAGGATTTGGTCAATCGTCCGAAGGATATGTTTGAAGCACTTGGTCAATCGGACGTTGAGGTGTGGACATCAACGCCTTCTTTTATCCAGATGTGCTTAATGGACCCATCCTTTACAGGAGAACTTTTGCCAAAGTTGAAAGTATTTTTATTCTGCGGTGAGGCGCTCCCTGTGTCTGTAGCCAGCGCACTTATTGAGCGTTTCCCACAAGCACAAGTCTTCAATACGTACGGACCAACTGAAGCAACGGTTGCGATAACGTCGATTGAAGTCACAAAAGACCTACTTGATCAACATGATTCTTTACCAGTTGGCTACGCCAAGTCTGATACAGACATTGTCATTTTAGATGAAAAAGGTCAGACGCTCTCGGATGGAGAAAAAGGTGAAATTGTCATTGTAGGACCAAGTGTCAGCAAAGGCTATTTAGGTGAACAAGCGTTGACAGATAAAGTGTTCTTTGAATACGAAGGACGTCCTGCATATCGGACAGGTGATGCAGGTGTGAAGCAGGATGGATTAATCTCTTGTCATGGCCGGCTTGATTATCAAATCAAGCTGCACGGCTACCGAATGGAGCTTGAAGAAATCGAGTATCATGTGAGCCAGACAACCTATGTGAATGCTTGCGTGATAGTACCGTTTCAGCCAAACGGTTATGTCGAGTATTTAATTGCAGCCATTGTCCCAACTGAACATTCATTTGAAAAAGAGTTTCAGCTGACAAGTGCAATTAAGAAAGAAATGGCGGGTTCGCTGCCGGCGTACATGATTCCTAGAAAGTTTGTCTACCTTGAGCAGCTTTACATGACACCGAACGGGAAGGTTGACCGTAAGAGAATAGCGAAAGAGGTTCTCCTATGA
- the dltB gene encoding D-alanyl-lipoteichoic acid biosynthesis protein DltB — MIPFSSFFFFILIGILLLPTVILGLCGKRMQGYNMFATVVALALIFSKDAHGALLLLMFTVWQVIIIRLYLAYRLKANEAYVFYFAVVASILPLVLSKILPFFLTYHPHHPPPMNWLSFLGISYLTFKGVQLIIETRDGLIKKKIPIHRLVYFIVFFPTISSGPIDRYRRFEKDMETPPAKEAYSDLLYAGIHKIFIGFLYKFIVGYLIHTYILINIHHISSNHFVQQLMYMYAYSMYLFFDFAGYTAFAVGVSYIMGIKSPENFNKPFISRNIKDFWNRWHMSLSFWFRDYVFMRFVFLMTKKKWIQNRMAVSNIGYFVLFLLMGAWHGLALQYIIYGLYHAVVMSGYNLFETWNKKHKWWPDNKVTTVVSIIITFHVICFGFYIFSGKPFHH; from the coding sequence ATGATTCCGTTTAGTTCGTTCTTCTTTTTCATTCTCATAGGTATCCTTCTTTTGCCGACGGTGATTCTTGGTCTTTGCGGCAAAAGAATGCAGGGTTATAATATGTTTGCGACTGTTGTCGCATTGGCACTCATTTTTTCAAAAGACGCACATGGTGCCTTGCTACTTCTCATGTTCACGGTTTGGCAAGTTATCATCATTCGGCTGTATCTCGCTTATCGTCTAAAAGCGAATGAGGCGTACGTTTTTTATTTTGCAGTGGTGGCATCCATTTTGCCACTTGTGTTATCAAAAATCTTACCGTTCTTTTTAACTTATCATCCGCATCACCCGCCGCCAATGAACTGGCTTAGCTTTTTAGGGATCTCTTACTTAACATTTAAAGGTGTTCAGTTAATTATTGAGACAAGAGATGGCTTAATTAAAAAGAAAATACCGATTCATCGCTTAGTTTATTTCATTGTCTTTTTCCCGACGATTTCATCAGGTCCTATTGATCGCTATCGACGTTTTGAAAAGGACATGGAAACACCGCCTGCAAAGGAAGCTTACAGTGATCTTCTATATGCAGGGATTCATAAGATTTTTATCGGATTCTTATATAAATTCATTGTTGGTTATTTGATTCATACGTATATTCTGATCAATATTCATCATATTAGCAGCAATCACTTTGTACAGCAGCTGATGTATATGTATGCTTACAGCATGTATTTGTTCTTTGACTTTGCTGGATATACGGCGTTTGCCGTAGGTGTAAGTTATATCATGGGCATTAAATCACCAGAAAACTTTAATAAGCCGTTTATCAGCCGGAATATTAAAGATTTTTGGAATCGTTGGCATATGTCCTTGTCCTTCTGGTTCAGAGACTATGTGTTTATGAGGTTTGTGTTTTTAATGACAAAAAAGAAGTGGATACAGAACCGTATGGCTGTGTCCAATATTGGTTATTTTGTCCTCTTTCTATTGATGGGTGCATGGCATGGACTCGCACTCCAATATATTATTTACGGACTATATCATGCTGTCGTCATGTCCGGTTACAATTTATTTGAGACATGGAATAAAAAGCACAAATGGTGGCCTGATAATAAAGTCACAACCGTTGTGTCTATCATTATTACATTCCATGTGATTTGTTTCGGCTTTTATATCTTTTCTGGAAAACCATTTCATCATTAA
- the ilvB gene encoding acetolactate synthase large subunit, with amino-acid sequence MGTNVQVETEKSTAPQTMNGALMLIEALKREKVEVIFGYPGGAVLPIYDKIYDSGLFHVLPRHEQGAIHAAEGYARVSGKPGVVIATSGPGATNLVTGIADAMIDSLPLVVFTGQVATSVIGSDAFQEADVLGITMPITKHSYQVRRPEELPGVIKEAFHIATTGRPGPVLIDIPKDVAGIEGTFEYDQPINLPGYQPKIEPNYLQIRKLVEAVSRAKKPVILAGAGVLHGKASEELRKYAEQQQIPVAHTLLGLGGFPAKHPLFLGMAGMHGTYAANMALHQCDLLISIGARFDDRVTGNLNHFAKHAKVAHIDIDPAEIGKNIHTHIPVVGDSKLVLKELIKQDGKQGESDEWKMQLNRWKEEYPLWYVENDEEGFKPQKLIEYIHQFTKGEAIVATDVGQHQMWTAQFYPFENADKWVTSGGLGTMGFGLPAAIGAQLADQQATVVAILGDGGFQMTLQELAVIRELNLPIKVIVLNNHSLGMVRQWQEIFYEERYSYSKFSEQPDFVKLSEAYGIKGIRISSDKEAKEMLEEALTSREPVFIDVNVARDEKVFPMVAPGKGLHEMVGVKP; translated from the coding sequence ATGGGGACAAATGTACAAGTGGAGACGGAAAAGTCAACAGCACCGCAAACGATGAATGGTGCACTTATGTTAATTGAAGCGCTCAAAAGAGAAAAAGTAGAAGTCATATTTGGATATCCAGGCGGAGCTGTATTACCGATCTACGATAAAATTTATGATTCTGGTTTATTTCATGTGTTGCCAAGACATGAACAGGGAGCCATTCACGCGGCTGAAGGATATGCAAGAGTGTCTGGTAAACCGGGCGTTGTGATTGCAACTTCTGGACCTGGAGCAACAAATCTTGTCACAGGTATTGCAGATGCGATGATTGATTCACTTCCGCTTGTTGTATTCACAGGGCAAGTTGCCACCTCAGTCATTGGATCAGACGCCTTCCAGGAGGCAGATGTGCTTGGTATTACGATGCCAATCACAAAACACAGTTATCAAGTAAGGCGTCCAGAGGAATTACCGGGTGTCATTAAAGAAGCGTTCCACATTGCCACAACAGGCAGACCGGGTCCGGTATTGATTGATATCCCAAAAGACGTTGCAGGCATTGAAGGAACTTTTGAATACGATCAGCCGATTAATTTACCTGGTTATCAGCCAAAAATTGAGCCGAACTATTTGCAAATCCGCAAACTAGTTGAAGCTGTGAGTAGAGCGAAAAAGCCAGTGATTCTCGCAGGAGCCGGTGTTCTTCATGGTAAAGCGTCAGAGGAATTAAGGAAATATGCTGAACAACAGCAAATTCCTGTCGCTCATACGCTGCTTGGACTCGGCGGTTTCCCAGCAAAGCATCCTCTATTTCTCGGGATGGCTGGTATGCATGGCACTTATGCAGCGAACATGGCGCTTCATCAATGTGACCTGCTCATTTCAATCGGAGCTAGATTTGATGACAGGGTAACTGGCAACCTGAATCATTTTGCAAAGCATGCGAAGGTGGCTCATATCGACATCGACCCAGCAGAAATTGGCAAGAATATTCACACGCATATTCCCGTTGTTGGAGATAGCAAGCTTGTCCTGAAGGAATTGATTAAGCAGGACGGGAAACAAGGGGAATCAGATGAGTGGAAGATGCAATTAAACAGATGGAAAGAAGAATATCCACTTTGGTATGTTGAAAATGATGAAGAAGGCTTTAAACCTCAAAAGCTGATTGAATATATTCATCAATTCACGAAAGGTGAAGCCATCGTTGCAACAGATGTCGGTCAGCATCAAATGTGGACCGCTCAATTCTATCCATTTGAAAATGCAGATAAATGGGTGACATCTGGCGGACTTGGCACAATGGGCTTTGGATTACCGGCGGCCATTGGTGCACAACTAGCTGATCAACAGGCGACCGTTGTGGCGATTTTAGGAGACGGAGGTTTCCAAATGACCCTTCAGGAACTTGCCGTTATCCGTGAGCTAAATCTTCCAATCAAAGTGATTGTTTTAAACAATCATAGTCTTGGAATGGTCAGACAATGGCAAGAAATTTTTTACGAAGAACGCTACTCGTATTCTAAATTTTCAGAGCAGCCAGACTTCGTGAAATTATCTGAAGCCTATGGCATTAAAGGAATCAGAATCTCTTCAGACAAAGAGGCGAAGGAAATGCTTGAAGAAGCGTTAACCTCTAGAGAGCCTGTTTTCATCGATGTCAATGTCGCAAGAGATGAAAAAGTATTCCCAATGGTAGCGCCAGGGAAAGGACTTCATGAGATGGTGGGGGTGAAACCTTGA